The sequence TCTGTAACATGTAACTTTGACTGGCATCTGTCTGTAACATGTAACTTTGACTGACATCTGTCTGTAACATGTAACTTTGACTGGCATCTGTCTGTAACATGTAACTTTGACTGACATCTGTCTGTAACATGTAACTTTGACTGGCATCTGTCTGTAACATGTAACTTTGACTGACATCTGTCTGTAACATGTAACTTTGACTGACATCTGTCTGTAACATGTAACTTTGACTGACATCTGTCTGTAACATGTAACTTTGACTGACATCTGTCTGTAACATGTAACTTTGACTGACATCTGTCTGTAACATGTAACTTTGACTGACATCTGTCTGTAACATGTAACTTTGACTGGCATCTGTCTGTAACATGTAACTTTGACTGGCATCTGTCTGTAACATGTAACTTTGACTGACATCTGTCTGTAACATGTAACTTTGACTGACATCTGTCTGTAACATGTAACTTTGACTGACATCTGTCTGTAACATGTAACTTTGACTGGCATCTGTCTGTAACATGTAACTTTGACTGACATCTGTCTGTAACATGTAACTTTGACTGACATCTGTCTGTAACATGTAACTTTGACTGACATCTGACTAATTCTGACACCAGATCTCTGAGGATGAAAGGTGACCATGATACCTGACTGACTCTTGACACCAACATCTGATGAATATCTGACTCTGACAAGTGACACTGACAAATGACTGTGATACCTTAGTCTGACCAGTACATTCCCCACAGTGAAGATAGCGACTAAAGCCAACCCGCTGGAGGGGAAGAAGAACCTGAAACCGGAGAGCGTCCGCCAGCAGCTAGAAGAATCCCTAAAGCGGCTGAAGACCACCAGTGTCCCCCTGTTCTACCTGCACCTCCCCGACCACCAGACCCCCCTGGAGGAGACACTGGCGGCCTGCCAGGAGCTGTACCTGGAGGTACGGTCTATTGTTCTGGACCAATATGGCTGCCTCTCCTAGGCTCCTGAATGGCTGTGAGGAGATATCACTATATATGAGATCTGGAGAATGGTGCGGAACTGCATCTAGTGAAGTATTGGAAGAATTTACCGTATACTAAAtgacaatttgtttttttttttagggaaagtTTAAGGAGCTGGGTCTGTCCAACTACGCGTCCTGGGAGGTGATGGAGATTTACTGCATCTGTAAGGAGAGGAACTGGGTGCTGCCGACTGTCTACCAGGTGCCAGCTCTGCGGGGGaaggtgtagtgcagtgatatccaacctgtggctctgcagctgttgcaaaactacaactcccatcatgccatggtcatgatggaagttgtcattttgcaacagctggaggtcccctatTTGGGGAACACATAAAAGAGCTCGGTGTGGGTGACACCAATAACCTGAAAGCTGCTCTTCCTGGATGTCAATAATTAATAACACCAGCTGACCTACACCAGTGATAAGAGGTggcttaaaacataacttttaattgttATCTCAATAAAAGATGCATATAGTACAAATAGTGCCGTTTTGTGCATGTACCCAATGATCTTTAAACCAGAGTAATACTGCTAAAAGAAGAAATCAATATTCCTTCATCAATAATATCCAAGTAGGGAGTGCTATAGTATTATACAAGCACATCCGTCCATCCGGTCTTCCTGGATGTCCTTGGAAGCACTGAATggcatataatactgcctacagaCTCCAGGAAAGGACATTTCCTGGATTCCATGGACAGCACTACATATCATTCAGTACTGTCAAGGACAGTCTCACATTGTAATGAACATGGACATTCCTGGCAGAGTGGAAAGTTCTCTGTAgtgatagagggggtcctgtccagtcatgttttttttttatcgtagCCCTCTCTCCTCCAGGGTATCTACAATGCCACATCAAGAGCAGTAGAGACAGAGCtgctcccctgtctgcaccaacTTGGGATCCGCTTCTATGCCTACAGTCCGCTGTCAGGTGAGTGCGCCACTTTATACTGCAGCACTGTGGCAATCACTATCCCTGGAGGGAGCGATCCCTGGTACAGCTGTCAGCTGAGGCGGCCATGTTGTTGTAGTCAGTATTGATGACGTTTGTTGGTTTTGTGATTGATTCCCATTATTTCCTGTTCTTTTAAGGCGGATTGCTAACCGGGAGATACAAGTACGAGGACAAGGATAAGGAGCAGCCGACCTCCAGGTTTTTTGGCACAAACTGGTCTGGTTTTTACATGAACAGGTCAGCATACCGATGCGGGACCCCAATGCAAAAACTATTACAGGGCCCCCAACTATAATCCTTCATGGGCCCCTTTTGCAACCGGACCCTCTGTACCAACTATAGTTACACCCCCGCATACAGGGCACTACTGCTCTTATAATCTACCTATGTAGGTGAATaattaggctgtccgggcattctgggagttatagttttgcaacagctgaaggcaccctgattgttAACATTGATATAGGGGGAAGTTCACTGGTTTGGGTCTGTTAACCCTTTGTTTCCTGGCCTTGTGCAGATACTGGAAGAAGCATTACTTCCAAGGCATTGACCTGGTGCAGAAGGCGCTGGAGGAGGCGTACGGCAAAGACCGACCCAGCCTggctgccgcttctctccgctGGATGTACCACCATTCCAAACTACAGGTGTGTGCCACAGTTTGCTCATCTTTTGGTGGTCGACTGAGCATTACACCGGAGCAGGGTCCTCAGCAGCACAAAGTATTTCAGTAGGTTCTCCTGGCAGCTCCATTGACATCACTTTTCATGTGTCTCTAGGGGAGCGACGCTGTGATCCTGGGGGTGTCTAGTTTCGAGCAGCTGGTGCGGAACCTGGATGGGGCGGAGGGGGGTCCCCTGCTTCCCCCCGTGGTCAGCGCCTTTGATGAAGCCTGGAACCTGGTCGCCCACGATTGTCCGAACTATTTCACTGATTCTGCTACTTTACGCAAATCGATGTAAACTTTTCAACTGTTGGTGTGAATGAGGCTTTACACGGGATAATCTGCCGCCATGTGTGATCTCGGTCTGAACGTCCCAAAGGGGTCAATGAGATGTCGCGCCCATTGTCTCACAAATGTACAAGTGTTACCATTAAACTGATTTTACAGCAACGAGAAAATCATTAGTTCTTCCCCGCCATACAGTGTCCTTGTTTCAAGGCTgtaacccagtgttttccaaacagtgtgcctccagctgttgtaaaactacaactcccagcatgcctggacagcctttggctgtccgggcatgcggggagttgcagttttgcaacagcggaaaACACACTTTTTGCAGTGCAACTCACTTGTTTCCCCCCCCagtgtggttacagcatgctaCTTTGTTCTGAGCAATTTCAcagacagaggagcagacagggaatgaatacagcaggcgCTGAAACCTCACTATGCAGCAGTCTGCTGTGAAATAAGATCTTCTGCAGCATCTCAGGGCAGGGAACAggcaggagtgctgtgggagggCTGATGGAAAGCAATGCATTATGGGAAATTAGTGCTAAGCACCTGCTCATCCAAGAAGTACCAGACTAACGATTTTTATCAATGGTGAAGCAGGCAAATTATTTTTATACACCTCTAATTTTGGTGGAGGTAATGTGGACGTGGGCCAAATTTAGGAAATGGTGCagagcatgtgataaatatggccctagtgcatatttttttttttttaattacatttcagTTCCCCACTTTGTAGAATTCATcccgtgacttttttttttagcctgttTGTGCCAAAATGTGACTTTTTAGTAATGCTGTCCCCAGACTGTTTTGTAAGATTACTGTTTTGTAGTAATGCAATGATAATGAGTTTCTCAGTAGCGATTTGTTGCACAGTTTGTCGCAAAGCCCTCGATTTATCCCAAAACTATACAAACCCATTACCACAAATCTGTGGATTACACACCTTGATTTCTTGTGTAAATAAAATGTTGcgggaaaaaaatcacaaattttccactgcaacaAATTTACCAAATTTACCCCTATAAAACATAGGTAAATACTTTGATAAATCCCACCTAAGACCTCTAAACAAAAGAGTTTTCGGTGATTTTAGAACTGGGGTGAAAGGTAAGTAATGCCATATGATTTTGCAGCATTGTAACATTGTGTTTTTTCACCtgatggtggagtacccctttaaatgaagctgCAAACACAAAATGGTAATTGGAACCGATCTAGTATATTAATGGTCTACATATCAGAACGGAGTCACACAAGGAGGTAAAGTTGTCACTTTATTAGGGTCAGAGGAGAAGCCTCATTCTCTAtaatgttttttaaaggggtactccagaggaaaacttttttttttaatcaactggtgccagaaagttaaacagatttgtaaattacttctattaaaaaatcttaatccttccagtactcattagctgcttaatactacagaggaaattattttctttttggaacacagtgctctctgctgacatcatgagcacagtgctctctgctgacatttctgtccattttatgaactttccagagcagcacatgttttctatggagattttctcctactctggacagttcctaaaatggacagagatgtcagcagagagcactgtggtcgtgatgtcagcagagagctctgtgttccaaaaagaaaagaatttcctctgtcatattcatcagctaataagtactggaaggatttagattttttttttatagaagtgatttacaaatctgtttaactttctgacaccagttgattaaaaaaagaatagttttccaccggagtaccccttttaaggacacaTTATACGGTTGTATTTACTTATTATGCACTTTCTGCCAAAACGTTCCCAGGCTCCATCCCAGGAGAGAAAACATGGCGGCCTGCTGAGGTCACTCCTGAAGGGTCTCATAGATCAAAGGACACATAGAATCAATAAAAACGACTTTATTattaaaacatataaacataGACAAATAAACCTGCACTTATTTCACTACGCTCTATTACACTTGTGTGAAACCGGCCCAATACAAAGTTTATAGAACTATATATACTGCATTAAAAATGGAACTTCGGTACTTAAAAATGTATCTCCTGTCCCCAGCTCTCACCAAGCATGGAGCGGGGGTTGATAtgtctcctccatgcatctctgtgGGTGGGCTATAGATACACGAGCGCTGTCTCCTGCTCTCCTATAGAGgtgcatggaggggacgtgtcggccacGCTCCGTACATGGAGAGAGTCAGGGCGCCGTGCAGGACATAGCGTGGGGTCCCTGGCGGTTTCTCCAGTGACTGATGGGTCACTTATATGCAGACAGGAGGAGATCTATTAATCACCACTGTGGAGCAGGAAGAAGccttcacaccctcctctctactggtgatcacaccctcccctctactggtgatcacaccctcctctctactggtgatcacaccctcctctctactggtgatcacaccctcctctctactggtgatcacaccctcctctctactggtgatcacaccctcccctctactggtgatcacaccctcctctctactggtgatcacaccctcccctctactggtgatcacaccctcccctctactggtgatcacaccctcctctctactggtgatcacaccctcctctctactggtgatcacaccctcctctctactggtgatcacaccctcctctctactggtgatcacaccctcctctctactggtgatcacaccctcccctctactggtgatcacaccctcctctctactggtgatcacaccctcctctctactggtgatcacaccctcctctctactggtgatcacaccctcctctctactggtgatcacaccctcccctctactggtgaccacaccctcccctctactggtgatcacaccctcccctctactggtgatcacaccctcccctctactggtgatcacaccctcccctctactggtgatcacaccctcccctctacAGGTGATCACAccgtcctctctactggtgatcacaccctcccctctaccggtgatcacaccctcccctctaccggtgatcacaccctcccctctaccggtgatcacaccctcccctctaccggtgatcacaccctcccctctaccggtgatcacaccctcccctctaccggtgatcacaccctcccctctaccggtgatcacaccctcccctctaccggtgatcacaccctcccctctaccggtgatcacaccctcccctctaccggtgatcacaccctcccctctaccggtgatcacaccctcctctctaccggtgatcacaccctcccctctaccggtgatcacaccctcctctctactggtgatcacaccctcctctctactggtgatcacaccctcctctctactggtgatcacaccctcctctctcctggtgatcacaccctcccctctactggtgatcacaccctcctctctactggtgatcacaccgtcCCCTCTaatggtgatcacaccctcctctctactggtgatcacaccctcctctctaccgctgatcacatcctcctctctactggtgatcacaccctcctctctaccgctgatcacatcctcctctctaccggtgatcacaccctcctctctggtGGTAATTCATTGTAAAGACCCTCCTCCTATTTCTCTCAGTCCAATGAGCCCCCTGGTGTCTGATCA is a genomic window of Hyla sarda isolate aHylSar1 chromosome 10, aHylSar1.hap1, whole genome shotgun sequence containing:
- the LOC130293812 gene encoding aflatoxin B1 aldehyde reductase member 2-like; protein product: MSTSGLPRTILGAMEFGHRMDAVSSQQVVQEFLRRGHHELDTAHIYGVGKSEEILGDMGLGAGVKIATKANPLEGKKNLKPESVRQQLEESLKRLKTTSVPLFYLHLPDHQTPLEETLAACQELYLEGKFKELGLSNYASWEVMEIYCICKERNWVLPTVYQGIYNATSRAVETELLPCLHQLGIRFYAYSPLSGGLLTGRYKYEDKDKEQPTSRFFGTNWSGFYMNRYWKKHYFQGIDLVQKALEEAYGKDRPSLAAASLRWMYHHSKLQGSDAVILGVSSFEQLVRNLDGAEGGPLLPPVVSAFDEAWNLVAHDCPNYFTDSATLRKSM